A DNA window from Brachionichthys hirsutus isolate HB-005 chromosome 10, CSIRO-AGI_Bhir_v1, whole genome shotgun sequence contains the following coding sequences:
- the LOC137900309 gene encoding protocadherin-10-like, which yields MDARRTEKRLRGRWNAVFALLMCLLDAVSGQIRYSIPEELEHGAFVGNIAEDLGLDLEKLSARRFRIVSGSKKQYVEVNLENGVLFVNERIDREELCEQSLSCSFHLQVVIETPLELYRVEVDILDVNDNSPGFPWTEFNLDISESAAPGSRFPLESAQDLDVGSNSLRTYLLSVNDHFLLDIQTRSDGSKFAELVLQSALDREQQSMHQMVLTAVDGGAPERSGTAQIDITVLDANDNAPVFDQSFYRVRLPENAPKGTVVIKLNASDLDEGPNADITYSFSGHAPIKVRQLFGVDSRTGEIKVNGVIDYEKARMHEIYVQAKDKGPSAVAVHCKVLVNVLDRNDNFPEVILTSVSTPVQEDAPPGTVIAVISVTDRDSGENGNVDCEIPRRVPFQLHSSFKNYYTLVTCDFLDRETAAEYNITLTARDSGSPPRFTRKTVSVRVLDVNDNAPRFKQPSYAVYLTENNAPGASICSVSARDPDSGQNAYLSYSILEGDIQGMPLSTYVSVNSDNGNIYALRSFDHEQLKNFQITVQAHDAGFPPLKNNVSVSIFILDQNDNAPVIVSPVSSPNGTAAIETVPRSVDAGHLVAKIRAVDADAGQNARLFYQTLQATDPSLFSIALYTGEIRTIRPLVRDDPARHRLVILVKDNGQPPLSATVSIILSLVDSLPDSQPDLGDLSLSARHSSNFALCVIVSLGAISSTFLVAIIVLVAVRSLKGRPSNRDSHFPFICCCCSGPATSSSTKVFKKSNLNVRVSAGASGCAETGGGGGGGALPQVYCYKMCLTPESSKSDFMFLKPCSPVTSVQQNNAKSADHSTSGWSALESHEMVNNRAATPNELKYSNKDCTLTKNQRNSAYKRYSSANMEGTLSHQQKYAAEGFSCPVGPQYWTWGNHVKDCKISLHEGGVPNYSWVPKYSQPPSGPPDYQHNVYIPGTTTEYSTLKLASRGELDVYNTFSTFGKKKRFVSHYDQPFDRDDGLISNAMYK from the exons ATGGACGCGCGAAGGACAGAGAAAAGACTGCGCGGGAGATGGAACGCAGTGTTTGCGTTGCTCATGTGTTTATTGGACGCGGTCTCTGGACAGATTCGCTACTCGATCCCTGAGGAGTTGGAGCATGGCGCGTTCGTGGGCAATATTGCAGAGGATCTGGGCTTGGATTTGGAGAAACTCTCCGCGCGCCGGTTCCGGATTGTATCAGGTTCCAAGAAGCAATACGTGGAGGTCAATCTGGAAAATGGGGTTTTATTCGtcaatgaaagaattgatcgtGAAGAACTATGTGAACAGAGTTTGTCCTGTTCCTTTCACTTGCAAGTGGTCATAGAAACCCCCCTGGAGCTGTACAGGGTGGAGGTGGACATTCTGGACGTGAACGATAACTCTCCTGGTTTCCCGTGGACAGAGTTTAATCTGGACATATCGGAATCTGCTGCGCCAGGATCCCGTTTCCCACTTGAGAGCGCGCAGGACTTGGACGTCGGATCCAACTCACTCCGCACCTATTTGCTGAGTGTCAATGACCATTTCCTTTTGGATATCCAGACGCGTAGCGACGGCAGCAAATTTGCAGAACTTGTCCTTCAAAGCGCGCTGGACAGAGAGCAGCAAAGTATGCATCAAATGGTCCTAACGGCGGTGGACGGAGGCGCGCCGGAGAGATCCGGCACTGCGCAAATTGACATCACCGTTTTGGACGCGAACGATAACGCGCCGGTATTTGACCAGTCGTTTTACAGAGTGAGGCTTCCAGAGAACGCACCTAAAGGCACAGTTGTCATTAAGCTCAACGCATCCGACTTGGACGAGGGTCCAAATGCTGACATAACATATTCGTTCAGCGGACACGCGCCCATCAAAGTGCGCCAGCTCTTTGGCGTGGACTCGCGCACGGGCGAAATCAAAGTCAACGGTGTGATCGACTACGAAAAGGCCAGGATGCATGAAATCTACGTCCAGGCAAAGGACAAGGGTCCGTCCGCCGTCGCGGTTCACTGCAAGGTGCTGGTGAACGTTTTGGATAGAAACGACAACTTCCCGGAGGTGATCCTGACGTCGGTGTCCACGCCGGTACAAGAGGACGCGCCCCCGGGAACGGTGATCGCCGTCATCAGCGTCACGGACAGAGATTCGGGTGAGAACGGGAACGTGGACTGTGAGATCCCCCGCCGCGTCCCGTTCCAGCTCCACTCCTCTTTTAAAAACTACTACACGTTGGTAACTTGTGACTTTCTGGACAGAGAGACGGCAGCGGAGTACAACATCACCCTCACCGCGCGAGATTCGGGCTCCCCGCCTCGGTTCACGAGGAAAACCGTTTCGGTCAGAGTGTTGGACGTGAACGATAACGCGCCTCGCTTCAAACAACCCTCATACGCGGTGTATCTAACGGAGAACAACGCGCCCGGCGCTTCCATTTGTTCCGTGAGCGCACGGGATCCGGATTCAGGTCAAAACGCATACCTCTCCTACTCCATACTGGAAGGTGATATACAAGGAATGCCCTTGTCCACGTACGTGTCCGTAAATTCAGACAACGGGAACATTTACGCGCTGAGATCATTCGACCACGAGCAACTGAAAAACTTCCAGATCACCGTCCAGGCGCACGACGCCGGTTTCCCTCCTCTGAAAAACAACGTTTCGGTGAGCATCTTTATTCTGGACCAGAACGACAACGCGCCAGTGATCGTGTCGCCCGTTTCTTCCCCGAACGGCACCGCAGCCATTGAAACTGTTCCCAGGTCGGTGGATGCAGGTCACCTTGTTGCCAAAATCCGAGCTGTGGACGCAGACGCAGGTCAGAACGCGCGTCTTTTTTACCAAACGCTCCAAGCGACGGACCCGAGTCTGTTCAGCATTGCGCTGTACACGGGCGAGATCAGGACGATACGGCCGTTGGTGCGGGACGACCCCGCCAGGCACAGACTGGTCATCCTCGTGAAGGACAATGGTCAGCCGCCCCTCTCGGCCACGGTTTCCATCATCCTGTCACTGGTTGACAGCCTGCCAGATTCGCAGCCCGATTTGGGCGACCTGTCACTGAGCGCGCGTCACAGCTCCAACTTCGCCCTGTGCGTAATCGTGTCTCTGGGCGCAATCTCCTCCACATTCCTCGTGGCTATCATCGTCCTGGTCGCGGTGCGGAGCCTGAAGGGCAGACCGTCCAACAGAGACTCCCACTTTCCctttatctgctgctgctgctctggccCAGCGACGTCCAGCAGCACAAAAGTGTTTAAAAAGTCCAACTTGAACGTTCGGGTGTCCGCAGGCGCCTCGGGCTGCGCGGagacgggcggcggcggcggcgggggcgcACTGCCTCAGGTCTATTGTTACAAAATGTGTCTGACACCAGAGTCGTCCAAAAGCGACTTCATGTTCCTGAAGCCTTGCAGTCCGGTCACGTCGGTCCAGCAGAATAACGCCAAGAGCGCGGATCACTCCACCTCCGGCTGGAGCGCATTGGAGAGTCACGAAATGGTCAACAACAGAGCAGCGACCCCAAACGAG CTTAAGTATTCAAACAAGGACTGCACCTTGACCAAGAACCAACGAAACTCAGCATACAAAAG gTATAGTTCAGCGAATATGGAGGGCACCCTTTCTCATCAGCAGAAATATGCTGCAGAAGGATTTTCCTGCCCTGTGGGACCACAGTACTGGACCTGGGGAAACCATGTGAAAG ACTGCAAGATATCTCTTCACGAAGGAGGGGTTCCCAACTATTCATGGGTTCCGAAATACAGCCAGCCTCCCTCCGGGCCACCAGACTACCAGCACAATGTGTACATACCCGGCACCACAACCGAATACAGCACCCTGAAGCTGGCATCCAGAGGGGAACTGGATGTGTACAACACGTTCTCTActtttggaaagaaaaagagattcGTCTCACACTACGATCAACCGTTCGACCGAGATGATGGTCTTATAAGCAATGCTATGTATAAATGA
- the LOC137900310 gene encoding protocadherin alpha-C2-like — protein MALVIPPLRTRLIAAAFTFIAIWGCALSITRYSIPEEMEAGSFVANLAADLGLDVRSLVQRSAKLDVIHSKNYLDINKETGELVIRAQIDREVICMTKTTSCFLKMDVILENPIRIFNIELEIMDINDNAPVFRRRTMHLDISEATPPGERFSLTNAVDADVGANSIKTYHLSESKYFNIDIQTGSDGSKYVDLVLKGNLDREEHAVHNLILTAVDGGVPPRSGTASIVINVLDINDNAPVFSQPVYAVNVSENSAVGTVVLTLNATDFDEGTNSQLVYSYTLYTSEKTQELFSLDPNSGEIKAKGVIDYEESQSFEMFVQAQDRGASSLSGHCKVMLLVTDLNDNYPEVAIKSVKSLLTEDASVGTLIAVITVRDRDSGLNGEVVLTLSQQETLPFLLNKSSEGYFELLVSKPLDREVTSKYDITLRVTDKGSPPLSEDETIRLEILDVNDNAPKFPQSFYTIHVAENNIPGALLTSLSAFDPDLNENQYLVYFIMEKEIVNTSMSMLFSINPENGDLYALKTFDYERERDFLFHIEARDSGVAPLSSNVTVHIIILDQNDNTPLIVSPWRAQGSTVEEVIPRSTDKGHLVAKVIAIDADSEQNSRVTYQLLPIRDTTLFSLDQYNGEIRTTRMFSHRDPRQQQLVIVAKDNGDPALSATVTIKISTVEHVMSFSETTELPIEYAFTDLNLYLVIGLGAVSFLLLITMLVIIVLKCQRPNPKSIKIPPANRNSVISRNSMISQRSSTIADSTLISSDAYWYSLFLAETRKGKVVVRQPIIPKGAGYFVSSIPRSIGPSETTDSRASTLEVLSLCRNPEENCPDTIISSSESLADTETLKADGLCYVLSF, from the coding sequence ATGGCGCTCGTCATTCCACCTTTACGCACGCGGCTGATCGCGGCTGCTTTTACATTTATTGCAATATGGGGATGCGCGCTATCCATCACGCGCTACTCCATTCCGGAGGAGATGGAAGCGGGCTCTTTTGTCGCCAACCTCGCCGCGGATTTGGGTTTGGATGTTCGCAGTTTGGTGCAGCGCAGCGCGAAGCTCGATGTCATTCACAGTAAGAATTACCTCGACATCAACAAAGAAACCGGGGAGCTGGTGATCCGCGCTCAAATAGACCGGGAGGTGATATGCATGACTAAAACCACCTCGTGCTTCCTGAAGATGGATGTCATACTGGAAAACCCCATTCGCATTTTTAACATCGAGTTAGAAATCATGGACATCAACGACAACGCGCCCGTGTTCCGCAGAAGGACAATGCACTTGGACATCTCTGAGGCAACCCCTCCCGGGGAGAGATTTTCATTGACAAACGCCGTGGATGCGGATGTGGGGGCAAATTCAATCAAGACCTACCATCTCAGCGAAAGCAAATACTTCAACATCGACATACAGACTGGGAGCGACGGCTCCAAATATGTCGACTTGGTGCTGAAAGGTAATTTGGATCGAGAGGAGCATGCCGTTCACAATCTGATTTTAACCGCTGTGGATGGAGGGGTGCCCCCCCGCTCCGGCACGGCCAGCATCGTCATCAACGTTCTGGACATCAACGACAACGCCCCCGTGTTCAGTCAGCCCGTGTACGCCGTCAACGTCTCGGAGAACTCCGCCGTGGGCACCGTGGTCTTGACCCTAAACGCGACAGATTTCGATGAAGGCACGAACTCCCAGCTCGTGTATTCGTACACGCTGTACACCTCAGAGAAGACGCAGGAGCTCTTCTCGCTCGATCCAAACTCAGGCGAGATCAAGGCCAAGGGCGTGATCGACTACGAGGAGAGCCAGAGCTTTGAGATGTTCGTGCAGGCTCAGGACAGAGGGGCGAGCTCGCTGTCAGGCCACTGCAAAGTCATGCTGCTCGTCACTGACCTGAATGACAACTACCCAGAGGTGGCCATCAAGTCTGTGAAAAGTCTGCTGACCGAGGACGCCTCTGTGGGGACGCTGATCGCGGTGATCACCGTCAGAGACAGGGACTCCGGGCTCAATGGAGAAGTGGTGCTCACTTTGAGTCAGCAGGAGACTCTGCCGTTCCTCTTAAACAAGTCCTCGGAGGGCTACTTTGAGCTGCTGGTTTCTAAGCCACTGGATAGAGAGGTCACAAGTAAATATGACATCACACTGAGGGTGACAGACAAAGGCTCGCCACCCTTATCCGAGGACGAAACCATCCGTTTGGAGATCCTGGACGTCAATGACAACGCACCTAAATTCCCCCAGTCGTTCTACACCATCCACGTTGCGGAGAATAATATACCAGGGGCGTTGTTGACATCTCTCAGTGCATTTGACCCAGATCTCAATGAGAACCAGTACTTGGTTTATTTCATAATGGAGAAGGAGATCGTTAACACGTCCATGTCAATGCTGTTTTCCATCAACCCTGAGAATGGCGATCTTTATGCTCTGAAGACTTTTGATTATGAGCGGGAGAGAGATTTCCTTTTCCACATCGAGGCTCGAGATTCTGGCGTCGCCCCGCTGAGCAGCAATGTCACGGTTCACATTATCATTCTGGACCAGAATGACAACACTCCTCTCATAGTGTCACCTTGGCGGGCGCAGGGATCTACTGTTGAGGAGGTGATCCCTAGGTCCACGGACAAGGGGCACCTGGTGGCCAAAGTGATCGCTATCGATGCTGATTCCGAACAGAACTCCAGGGTCACATATCAGCTCTTGCCGATCAGAGACACGACCCTGTTCAGCCTTGATCAGTACAATGGCGAAATCCGGACAACAAGAATGTTCAGTCACAGAGACCCAAGACAGCAGCAACTGGTGATTGTTGCCAAGGACAACGGCGACCCTGCTCTCTCTGCTACCGTGACCATCAAGATATCAACCGTGGAACATGTCATGTCATTTTCAGAGACCACAGAACTGCCAATAGAGTACGCCTTCACAGACTTGAACCTGTACCTAGTCATCGGTTTAGGGGCGGTGTCATTCCTGCTTCTGATAACCATGTTGGTTATCATCGTGCTGAAGTGTCAAAGGCCAAATCCGAAGTCCATCAAGATCCCCCCAGCCAACAGGAACAGTGTGATCAGCAGGAACAGTATGATCAGCCAGAGGAGTTCCACCATTGCAGATTCCACCCTGATCTCCAGTGATGCCTACTGGTACAGTCTATTCCTGGCAGAGACCAGGAAGGGCAAAGTGGTTGTGCGACAGCCCATAATTCCCAAAGGAGCTGGGTATTTTGTGTCCAGTATACCCAGGAGCATCGGGCCGAGCGAGACCACGGACTCCAGAGCGTCCACGCTGGAG